A portion of the Chrysiogenia bacterium genome contains these proteins:
- a CDS encoding HAD-IC family P-type ATPase produces the protein MSEEANIPETRVWHTLEAEEATRALEVDPATGLSPELARARLEQYGTNELVAGEKVRWYQVFARQFASILIGILAAAAAISLVIGEISDGISIIIIVILNGILGFVQEWKAEREIEALQHMLSPTCTVLREGREQRINASELVPGDIVLLETGARIPADLRLIQTLQLKADESSLTGESDSVEKSLDPVEAHAPLAERACMTWMGTTVTNGRARGVVVSTGMRSEFGRIAELTQTVSTDETPLQIKLAQLGRTLGYISVGVTAIVVLAGLLVGKPLMEMFLTGISLAVAVVPEGLPAVVTITLALGIRAMVRRRALLRRLQAAEALGAASVICTDKTGTLTQNEMTVEEFWMPAGAVQVSGTGYAPAGEFHSGDTVIEPDSRSDLMALLYTALNCNHSRITQDDEGHWQRYGEPTEAALLVAAHKAGLDEKDLSEVEAEIPFNSSRKRMTVLVREDGRRIAHVKGAPEVILERCTYIRVGEEIQPLDEALRAKSMEAYEAMANRGLRTLALARREFDEDITLDHGGEPEQALTLLGIAGIIDPPRPEVPAAIAECRSAGINLLMITGDSPRTATAIAHKIGLPVAHTITGPELDEISEEELKKIVTTDAVFARVTPEHKLRLVSALQAQGEVVAMTGDGVNDAPALKKADIGIAMGIRGTDVAKAAADMVLTDDNFASIVGAVEEGRRQYDNIQKFVRYLLTTNWGELLLIFLSILIGGPLVLIPVQILWVNLVTDGISAIALGLEPVETGVMDRPPRRQDQPILHRGAIVQVLLLGTYEGLATLWLFYYFEHDHSLALARTAAFTGLVILELVNVFNFRALRVPLSKIGFFTNTWLLAAVSINVGLQVAAVHVPGLEHFLDTEALSLRDWGLILLVASPVFISSEVLKWVHWLQESKRQAANS, from the coding sequence ATGAGCGAAGAAGCAAACATTCCCGAAACCCGAGTCTGGCACACGCTGGAGGCCGAAGAAGCGACCCGTGCCCTGGAGGTCGACCCGGCCACCGGGCTCTCACCCGAGCTGGCCCGCGCCCGGCTCGAACAATACGGCACCAACGAACTGGTGGCCGGCGAGAAGGTTCGTTGGTATCAGGTCTTTGCCCGCCAGTTCGCCAGCATTCTCATCGGAATTCTCGCCGCGGCTGCCGCGATCTCTCTGGTCATCGGTGAGATCAGCGACGGCATTTCCATCATCATCATCGTCATTCTCAACGGCATCCTTGGATTTGTGCAGGAGTGGAAGGCCGAGCGTGAGATTGAAGCTCTCCAGCACATGCTCTCGCCGACCTGCACGGTACTGCGCGAAGGCCGCGAGCAACGCATCAATGCGAGCGAGCTGGTTCCCGGCGACATCGTCCTGCTCGAAACCGGCGCACGCATTCCCGCCGACCTGCGCCTGATCCAAACCCTGCAACTCAAAGCCGACGAGTCTTCACTCACGGGGGAGTCCGACTCCGTCGAAAAGTCCCTTGATCCCGTCGAAGCACACGCGCCGCTTGCCGAGCGCGCGTGCATGACCTGGATGGGCACCACCGTCACCAACGGCCGCGCCCGCGGCGTGGTGGTGAGCACCGGCATGCGCAGCGAATTCGGACGCATCGCCGAACTCACCCAGACAGTCTCCACCGACGAGACGCCCTTGCAGATCAAGTTGGCCCAGTTGGGGCGCACACTCGGCTACATCTCCGTCGGCGTCACTGCGATCGTTGTACTCGCGGGGCTCCTTGTCGGAAAGCCCCTGATGGAGATGTTCCTCACGGGCATTTCCCTGGCCGTTGCGGTCGTGCCCGAGGGTCTCCCCGCGGTTGTGACGATCACGCTGGCACTGGGCATTCGCGCGATGGTGCGTCGCCGCGCGCTGCTCCGTCGCCTGCAGGCGGCCGAGGCACTCGGCGCGGCCTCGGTGATCTGCACCGACAAGACCGGAACGCTCACCCAGAACGAGATGACCGTCGAGGAATTCTGGATGCCCGCCGGCGCGGTGCAGGTCTCAGGAACCGGTTACGCCCCGGCCGGAGAGTTTCATTCGGGCGATACCGTCATCGAGCCCGACTCGCGCAGCGACCTGATGGCGCTTCTCTATACTGCCCTCAACTGCAATCATTCCCGAATCACCCAGGACGATGAGGGTCACTGGCAGCGCTACGGGGAGCCGACCGAAGCCGCGCTGCTCGTTGCCGCCCACAAAGCGGGACTCGACGAAAAAGATCTTTCCGAAGTCGAAGCCGAGATCCCGTTCAATTCCTCACGCAAGCGAATGACCGTGCTGGTCCGCGAAGACGGCCGGCGCATCGCCCATGTGAAAGGAGCGCCCGAGGTGATTCTCGAGCGCTGCACGTACATCCGCGTGGGCGAGGAAATTCAGCCACTGGATGAAGCGCTTCGCGCGAAAAGCATGGAGGCCTACGAAGCAATGGCCAACCGCGGCCTGCGCACACTGGCGCTTGCGCGGCGCGAGTTCGATGAAGACATCACCCTGGACCACGGCGGCGAACCCGAGCAGGCACTGACCCTGCTGGGCATCGCGGGCATCATCGATCCGCCGCGCCCGGAAGTCCCCGCTGCCATTGCCGAGTGCCGCTCCGCGGGCATCAACCTGCTCATGATTACCGGCGATTCCCCGCGGACCGCCACCGCAATCGCCCACAAAATTGGCCTTCCCGTTGCGCACACCATCACCGGACCAGAGCTCGATGAGATCAGCGAGGAAGAGCTCAAGAAGATCGTCACCACCGATGCCGTCTTTGCCCGCGTCACGCCCGAACACAAGCTGCGCCTGGTAAGCGCGCTGCAGGCGCAGGGCGAAGTGGTTGCCATGACCGGCGACGGCGTCAACGACGCGCCCGCGCTCAAGAAAGCCGACATCGGCATCGCCATGGGCATTCGCGGCACCGACGTCGCCAAAGCAGCGGCCGACATGGTGCTGACCGACGACAACTTCGCCTCCATCGTCGGCGCTGTTGAAGAGGGCCGCCGCCAGTACGACAACATCCAGAAATTCGTGCGCTACCTGCTCACGACGAACTGGGGCGAGCTGCTGCTCATTTTCCTGAGCATTCTGATTGGCGGGCCGCTGGTGCTGATTCCGGTGCAGATTCTCTGGGTAAACCTGGTGACCGACGGCATCTCGGCCATTGCGCTGGGACTCGAACCGGTGGAGACCGGCGTGATGGATCGCCCGCCCCGGAGGCAGGACCAGCCCATTCTCCACCGCGGGGCGATTGTGCAGGTCCTTCTGCTTGGTACTTACGAGGGACTCGCCACGCTCTGGCTCTTCTATTACTTCGAGCACGATCACTCACTGGCACTGGCGCGCACGGCGGCGTTCACGGGCCTCGTAATTCTGGAACTCGTGAACGTCTTCAACTTCCGCGCGCTGCGTGTTCCGCTCTCAAAGATTGGCTTTTTCACCAATACCTGGCTGCTGGCCGCAGTCAGCATCAACGTGGGATTGCAGGTCGCCGCGGTGCACGTGCCGGGTCTCGAGCACTTCCTGGATACCGAGGCGCTCTCGCTCCGAGACTGGGGTCTCATTTTGCTGGTCGCATCCCCGGTATTCATCAGCTCGGAGGTGCTAAAGTGGGTCCATTGGCTTCAGGAATCGAAACGACAAGCCGCAAATTCATAA
- a CDS encoding TetR/AcrR family transcriptional regulator: protein MATKRLSSAKGRNRSSNKAAAAEKRKLILDAAVKVFARKGYYGCRVSDIAEEAKIAYGLVYHYFKSKEDVLNSIFRERWGVFVELLKWLEQQEMPLNDKLSRIVGAVLEGYRLNSEMMEVVVMEIARNSKFFDKTNVEPVKQAIGCIEGMIRREIEAGRIRPGVEPRVAAYTFFSNVEALMTGSVLGAFVVSNAEEQNRLRDQVVDMFLHGIAPEGAA, encoded by the coding sequence ATGGCTACCAAACGCCTCTCAAGCGCCAAGGGGCGCAACCGAAGCTCCAACAAAGCCGCTGCAGCGGAGAAGCGCAAGCTGATCCTTGACGCTGCGGTCAAGGTATTCGCACGCAAGGGCTACTACGGCTGCCGGGTCTCCGACATCGCCGAAGAAGCCAAGATCGCCTACGGCTTGGTCTACCACTACTTCAAGAGCAAGGAGGATGTGCTCAACTCCATCTTCCGTGAGCGCTGGGGTGTGTTCGTCGAGCTGCTCAAGTGGCTTGAGCAGCAGGAAATGCCGCTCAACGACAAGCTCAGCCGCATCGTCGGCGCGGTTCTCGAGGGCTATCGCCTCAACTCCGAAATGATGGAAGTGGTGGTCATGGAGATCGCCCGTAACTCGAAATTTTTCGACAAGACCAACGTCGAGCCCGTCAAGCAGGCCATCGGCTGCATCGAGGGCATGATCCGCCGGGAGATCGAGGCCGGGCGCATTCGGCCTGGAGTCGAGCCCCGCGTAGCGGCTTACACCTTCTTCAGCAATGTCGAGGCGCTGATGACCGGTTCGGTGCTGGGGGCTTTCGTGGTGAGCAACGCCGAGGAACAGAACCGCCTGCGTGACCAGGTGGTGGATATGTTCCTCCATGGAATCGCCCCCGAAGGCGCTGCCTGA
- a CDS encoding roadblock/LC7 domain-containing protein has translation MSMDVVGKHFAKIEQMMQQFVEAQPLVASVSIVDGDGVLVGGYPKNPDDELSLGAMVSAATAASPTIVGELNSNKLYSMVVLADKGGILFYQLPDNLVLAVKLAKPGKIGALFAACQGFIKQVLSLPV, from the coding sequence ATGAGCATGGACGTCGTTGGAAAACATTTTGCCAAGATCGAGCAGATGATGCAGCAGTTCGTCGAGGCGCAGCCCCTGGTGGCCAGCGTCTCGATTGTCGACGGCGACGGTGTGCTGGTGGGGGGCTATCCCAAGAACCCCGACGACGAGCTCTCGCTCGGCGCCATGGTTTCGGCCGCCACTGCCGCCAGCCCGACCATCGTGGGCGAGCTCAACTCCAACAAGCTCTACTCCATGGTGGTGCTCGCCGATAAGGGCGGCATTCTCTTCTACCAGCTTCCCGACAACCTGGTGCTGGCGGTCAAGCTGGCCAAGCCCGGCAAAATCGGTGCGCTCTTTGCCGCCTGCCAGGGCTTCATCAAGCAGGTGCTCTCGCTGCCTGTCTAA